A single region of the Sphingobium sp. TKS genome encodes:
- a CDS encoding SAM-dependent methyltransferase, giving the protein MKLFDRVIKRLVTRGQLSIYYHDGRKITVGSPEPGFPSLALKFHDARVPFDIIKDPRLGMAEAFIDGRVSIEGGGIMELISLIRMNNAWETGKSISDLGSVKRGFKTIRRKLWAANHRARSKANVAHHYDLSGALYALFLDRDRQYSCAYFPDAGNETGISLEQAQEDKKAHIAAKLHLKPGMKVLDIGCGWGGMALYLHRTCGVDVTGITLSEEQLKIARQRAQDAGVADHVRFELIDYRDMDGPFDRIVSVGMFEHVGTKDYRTFYNKCRELLTPDGVMLIHTIGRVDGPGITDAFTQKYIFPGGYIPALSEMIQGSEGTRLMVTDVEVLRIHYGLTIREWYKRTLAHKADIVALYDERFFRLWTFYLAGAATVFEHGGMVNYQVQYVRDRRSLPITRDYMLEAESALRGR; this is encoded by the coding sequence ATGAAATTGTTCGATCGCGTCATCAAGCGGCTGGTCACGCGGGGCCAGCTCAGCATCTACTATCATGACGGCAGAAAGATCACGGTCGGGTCGCCCGAACCGGGCTTTCCGTCGCTGGCGCTGAAATTCCACGATGCGCGGGTGCCCTTCGACATCATCAAGGATCCGCGGCTGGGCATGGCCGAAGCCTTCATCGACGGGCGCGTGTCGATCGAGGGCGGCGGGATCATGGAACTGATCTCGCTCATCCGCATGAACAATGCCTGGGAAACCGGCAAGTCGATCAGCGATCTCGGTTCGGTCAAGCGTGGTTTCAAGACGATCCGGCGCAAGCTGTGGGCCGCCAACCACCGGGCGCGGTCCAAGGCCAATGTCGCCCATCATTATGATCTGTCGGGCGCGCTCTATGCCCTCTTCCTCGACCGCGACCGGCAATATAGCTGCGCCTATTTCCCCGATGCCGGCAATGAGACGGGCATCAGCCTGGAACAGGCGCAGGAGGACAAGAAGGCGCATATCGCCGCCAAGCTGCATTTGAAGCCGGGCATGAAGGTGCTGGATATAGGCTGCGGCTGGGGCGGCATGGCGCTTTATCTGCATCGCACCTGCGGGGTGGACGTGACCGGCATCACCTTGTCGGAAGAGCAGCTCAAGATCGCGCGGCAACGGGCGCAGGATGCGGGCGTGGCCGACCATGTGCGCTTCGAACTGATCGACTATCGCGACATGGATGGGCCGTTCGACCGGATCGTGTCGGTCGGCATGTTCGAACATGTCGGGACCAAGGATTACCGCACTTTCTATAATAAATGCCGCGAACTGCTGACGCCGGACGGGGTGATGCTGATCCACACCATCGGGCGGGTCGACGGGCCGGGCATCACCGACGCCTTCACCCAGAAATATATCTTCCCCGGCGGCTATATCCCCGCCCTGTCGGAGATGATTCAGGGCAGCGAGGGCACGCGGCTGATGGTCACGGATGTGGAGGTGCTGCGCATCCACTACGGCCTTACCATCCGCGAATGGTACAAGCGGACGCTGGCGCACAAGGCGGACATCGTCGCGCTCTATGACGAGCGTTTCTTTCGCCTCTGGACCTTCTATCTGGCAGGCGCGGCCACCGTTTTCGAGCATGGCGGCATGGTGAATTATCAGGTCCAATATGTCCGCGACCGCCGCAGCCTGCCCATTACACGCGATTATATGCTGGAGGCGGAAAGCGCTCTTAGAGGCCGCTGA
- a CDS encoding DUF350 domain-containing protein, with amino-acid sequence MTDPMPVIQSLLSGLPIFLLHLASATLAWLAALALYMWITPHDEFALIRAGNQAAGISLGGAALGLAVPLGFCLAGSVNVWDIMIWGSVTLILQLIAFRVVDFLLGSLSTRIEADERSAAIFLAMMKVAIACLTAGAVAS; translated from the coding sequence ATGACCGATCCGATGCCCGTCATTCAGAGCCTGCTATCGGGCCTGCCCATTTTCCTGCTGCACCTGGCCTCCGCCACGCTGGCCTGGCTGGCGGCGCTGGCGCTCTATATGTGGATCACCCCGCATGACGAATTCGCGCTGATCCGTGCCGGCAATCAGGCGGCGGGGATTTCGCTCGGCGGAGCGGCACTCGGACTCGCCGTGCCGCTGGGCTTCTGCCTCGCCGGATCGGTCAATGTCTGGGATATCATGATCTGGGGCAGCGTGACGCTGATCTTGCAACTCATCGCCTTTCGGGTCGTCGATTTCCTGCTGGGCTCGCTATCGACCCGGATCGAGGCGGACGAGCGATCCGCCGCCATCTTCCTGGCCATGATGAAGGTCGCGATCGCCTGCCTCACCGCCGGCGCGGTCGCGAGCTGA
- a CDS encoding S1 family peptidase yields the protein MAGRRLGCLPGMLGIILALLWISEVTKPTPLHVEAFDPRSPRRPMPQWSDESFVIEERAEAPADSMGTTFAVDRGGAWLTAEHVTHGCTRVGIEQGGFARPVSRLVESREADAALVRGGVASDHALPLSDRMPPPGSVGYHMGFPGGQPTLVISELIGAARARRGTGEETQPVLAWAEHGRIPMGDGTLSGISGGPVFAEDGHVVGVNSAATDRRGRILTTAPDAMMRLVVASRAVGDRPVAYPFLDLADAQARFESWLAQGVIRRIFCDVDDGPGQLTAGRPKG from the coding sequence GTGGCAGGGCGGCGCCTAGGCTGTCTGCCCGGCATGCTCGGCATCATCCTCGCGCTGCTGTGGATCAGCGAGGTCACCAAGCCGACGCCTCTCCATGTCGAGGCGTTCGACCCCCGCTCGCCCCGCCGCCCCATGCCGCAGTGGAGCGACGAAAGCTTCGTGATCGAGGAACGGGCCGAAGCGCCCGCCGACAGCATGGGGACGACCTTTGCCGTCGATCGCGGCGGCGCCTGGCTGACGGCCGAGCATGTCACCCATGGCTGCACCCGCGTCGGCATAGAGCAGGGCGGCTTTGCCCGGCCCGTATCGCGGCTGGTCGAAAGCCGGGAAGCGGACGCAGCGCTGGTGCGCGGCGGCGTGGCGAGCGACCATGCCCTGCCGCTGTCGGACCGGATGCCGCCGCCGGGATCGGTCGGCTATCATATGGGCTTTCCGGGCGGACAGCCGACGCTGGTCATATCCGAGCTGATCGGCGCCGCCCGCGCCCGGCGCGGCACCGGGGAGGAGACGCAGCCCGTGCTTGCCTGGGCCGAACATGGACGCATTCCGATGGGCGACGGCACGCTGTCGGGCATCAGCGGCGGGCCGGTCTTTGCCGAGGACGGCCATGTCGTCGGCGTCAACAGCGCCGCCACCGACCGGCGTGGACGCATATTGACCACCGCGCCCGATGCGATGATGCGGCTGGTCGTCGCCAGCCGGGCGGTGGGCGACCGGCCCGTCGCCTATCCCTTTCTGGACCTGGCCGATGCGCAGGCGCGCTTCGAATCCTGGCTGGCGCAGGGGGTGATCCGGCGCATCTTCTGCGATGTCGACGATGGACCGGGACAGTTGACGGCGGGGCGGCCAAAGGGCTAG
- a CDS encoding DUF3297 family protein, with protein MSDTPPDRLSTNPKSPFFDIDVLQRGIGIKFKDRVRNDVEEYSISEGWIRVAAGKTRDRHGQPLTIKLSGPVEAWFENPAEGAEEAADKAE; from the coding sequence ATGAGCGATACGCCCCCCGACCGCCTTTCCACCAACCCGAAAAGCCCCTTTTTCGACATCGACGTGCTCCAGCGCGGCATCGGCATCAAGTTCAAGGACCGTGTGCGCAACGATGTCGAGGAATATAGCATTTCCGAAGGCTGGATTCGCGTCGCGGCGGGCAAGACCCGCGACCGTCACGGCCAGCCGCTGACGATCAAACTGTCCGGGCCGGTGGAGGCGTGGTTCGAGAACCCTGCCGAGGGCGCTGAGGAAGCGGCAGACAAGGCGGAATAA
- a CDS encoding CHAP domain-containing protein, with the protein MMRWAALLLASLTTTPVLGATVLQCVPYARIVSGVQIYGDALTWWDQAENHYRRGHMPRKGAVLAFRPMGPMVLGHVAVVSRVLDDRRVLIRHANWSVPGAIEEDVLAIDVSEEGDWSEVRVWHSPTNQMGARSNPTFGFIYPDKPQLREFRPDPALGDSLRFASMTIAKDDPAQDAAPSRKSLASQPRLALDLHAIRYADATPSARSLRDIIADVKRDAALR; encoded by the coding sequence ATGATGCGCTGGGCGGCCTTGCTGCTGGCCAGTCTGACGACGACGCCTGTGCTGGGCGCGACGGTGCTGCAATGCGTGCCCTATGCGCGCATCGTGTCCGGCGTGCAGATTTATGGCGACGCGTTGACCTGGTGGGATCAGGCGGAAAATCACTATAGGCGCGGCCATATGCCCCGCAAGGGCGCGGTGCTGGCCTTTCGTCCCATGGGGCCGATGGTGCTGGGCCATGTCGCCGTGGTCAGCAGGGTGCTGGACGACCGGCGCGTGCTGATCCGGCATGCCAACTGGTCCGTGCCCGGCGCGATCGAGGAAGATGTGCTGGCGATCGACGTGTCTGAGGAGGGCGACTGGAGTGAGGTGCGCGTCTGGCACAGCCCGACCAACCAGATGGGTGCGCGCAGCAATCCGACCTTCGGTTTCATCTATCCCGACAAGCCGCAATTGCGCGAGTTCCGGCCTGATCCGGCGCTGGGCGACAGCCTGCGCTTCGCCAGCATGACGATCGCCAAGGACGATCCGGCGCAGGATGCCGCTCCGTCGCGTAAATCTCTTGCCAGCCAGCCGCGCCTGGCGCTGGACCTGCACGCTATCCGCTATGCCGATGCGACGCCCTCGGCCCGTTCGCTGCGCGATATCATCGCGGACGTGAAGCGCGACGCGGCGTTGCGGTGA
- a CDS encoding CHAP domain-containing protein, producing MIGGFRAFVAAATLALCALITTPAAAGTLQCAPFARQVSGIELYGNANTWWGQAEGRYDRGHEPRVGAVLAFAASRSMPVGHVAMVSKVISDREVLLTHANWSYRGGIERNVRAVDVSPNNDWTDVRVWYGPTGDLGLRPNPAKGFIYAHKASDVPVQIAMADRATTGSDSARGAF from the coding sequence ATGATCGGTGGTTTTCGCGCTTTTGTCGCAGCGGCAACGCTCGCGCTCTGCGCCCTGATCACGACCCCGGCCGCTGCGGGCACGCTCCAGTGCGCGCCTTTCGCCCGTCAGGTTTCCGGTATCGAACTGTACGGCAACGCCAACACCTGGTGGGGCCAGGCCGAGGGCCGCTATGATCGTGGCCATGAGCCGCGCGTCGGCGCCGTCCTCGCCTTCGCCGCCAGCCGTTCCATGCCGGTCGGCCATGTCGCCATGGTCAGCAAGGTGATCAGCGATCGCGAAGTGCTGCTGACCCACGCCAACTGGTCCTATCGCGGCGGTATCGAGCGCAATGTCCGCGCTGTCGACGTGTCGCCCAATAATGACTGGACCGATGTGCGTGTCTGGTACGGCCCGACCGGCGATCTGGGCCTGCGTCCCAACCCCGCCAAGGGCTTCATCTACGCGCATAAGGCGAGCGACGTCCCCGTGCAGATCGCCATGGCCGATCGCGCAACTACCGGCAGCGACTCTGCCCGTGGTGCTTTCTGA